From the Cohaesibacter sp. ES.047 genome, one window contains:
- a CDS encoding EAL domain-containing protein: MNLDLMRFNRLTVRVTALLIVMVSLSILVMAHLSYTKLHEVTEDNASIRIDRAARAAASIFSHSLDHEFEIIRDQMDRPQAVHIVSETVETALTFRPEHDVVLKEIGMTNQGAANLFKLNPETMSFDRIATTFRRPDGSMPPPMSLSEGHPAYKNLIANKPFTGDVPVMGRLRLAYLTPIQSREGAVAGALAVDVGWVDDLHINRIEMQTLIIGYAIVILLLVVGVGVWQMTAELRPLKRLVRLANDLAAGKNTGDVPFTERSGEVGALAQGLSRVVEMQQKLSYLAYTDTLTGLGNRSRYLTDLREAVLQSKKGEREWMLLHINIDRFKDVNVAFGQSVGDTLLKCVAKAIEAVAGKEALIARLSADHFTVLLPQDGSGSTSSNYGDLLLRLCKPIELGSTEVHMSAAIGVVHLARDADTADDAHLKVDLALRQAKEDGGNCCAVFAEEMYLVLQSQIELERALREAIRKRAIQPYFQPQFDPSTNQLTGLEALARWHHKTKGMISPGAFIPIAESTGLIVDLGTLILDQTCSQARSWRDSGFDFKHLAVNVSPIQLLQPDFPHIVRGLLEKYELAGSNICLEVTENLFLDQDEGHVGSILDRLKALGLLISLDDFGSGYSSLGYLNRLPFDQLKVDRTFVMNVDKDHKNQQLLAGIVTLGHGLGLTIVAEGAETREEVDCVAKLGCNSVQGFAYAHPMPAKDIPAALKAIQSQDHIMTRRSA; encoded by the coding sequence ATGAACCTAGATCTCATGCGTTTCAATCGGCTCACTGTCCGCGTGACAGCTTTGTTGATCGTGATGGTATCACTTTCAATCCTTGTGATGGCTCATCTGAGCTACACAAAGCTCCATGAAGTGACAGAGGACAACGCTTCGATCCGGATTGACCGGGCGGCGCGCGCCGCTGCGTCCATTTTCAGCCACAGTCTCGACCACGAATTCGAGATCATCCGGGATCAAATGGATAGACCTCAGGCGGTCCACATTGTATCCGAGACAGTCGAGACAGCCCTTACCTTTCGCCCTGAGCATGATGTGGTGCTCAAGGAAATCGGGATGACCAATCAGGGAGCAGCGAACCTGTTCAAGCTCAATCCCGAAACAATGAGCTTCGACCGCATCGCCACCACATTCCGCAGACCGGACGGCTCCATGCCGCCACCCATGTCCCTGTCTGAGGGCCACCCAGCCTATAAAAATCTGATCGCCAACAAGCCGTTCACTGGCGATGTTCCCGTCATGGGGCGATTGCGGCTTGCCTATCTTACTCCCATCCAGTCGCGCGAAGGTGCCGTAGCAGGCGCTCTGGCGGTCGACGTGGGATGGGTTGATGATCTTCATATAAACCGCATAGAAATGCAGACGTTGATCATCGGCTATGCCATCGTCATCCTGTTGCTCGTCGTGGGGGTCGGCGTATGGCAAATGACAGCCGAACTGCGTCCTTTGAAGAGACTTGTGCGCTTAGCAAACGATCTGGCGGCAGGAAAGAACACAGGTGATGTGCCCTTCACTGAGCGCTCCGGGGAAGTCGGCGCGTTGGCTCAGGGCCTGTCGCGTGTCGTCGAGATGCAACAAAAACTGAGCTATCTGGCCTACACCGACACTCTGACCGGACTGGGAAACCGCAGCCGATATCTGACCGATCTGCGTGAGGCCGTCTTGCAAAGCAAGAAAGGCGAGCGCGAATGGATGCTTCTGCACATTAACATCGATCGGTTCAAGGACGTGAATGTCGCCTTCGGTCAGTCAGTGGGCGATACGCTTCTGAAGTGCGTTGCCAAAGCCATCGAGGCAGTCGCAGGTAAAGAGGCTCTGATTGCGCGTCTTTCTGCTGATCATTTCACCGTTCTGCTACCACAGGACGGCTCGGGTAGCACTTCAAGCAACTACGGCGACCTGTTGCTGCGTCTTTGCAAGCCCATCGAACTCGGTTCTACCGAGGTTCACATGAGCGCCGCCATCGGCGTTGTCCATCTGGCACGCGATGCCGACACAGCCGATGATGCTCATTTGAAAGTCGATCTGGCCCTTCGTCAGGCGAAGGAAGACGGAGGCAACTGTTGCGCTGTTTTTGCAGAGGAGATGTATCTTGTCCTTCAGAGCCAGATAGAGCTTGAACGCGCTCTTCGCGAGGCAATAAGAAAACGGGCCATACAGCCCTATTTCCAGCCCCAGTTCGATCCCTCAACCAATCAATTGACCGGCCTTGAGGCTTTGGCGCGCTGGCATCATAAAACCAAGGGCATGATCTCACCGGGAGCGTTCATCCCGATTGCGGAATCGACCGGACTGATCGTCGATCTGGGGACACTCATTCTCGACCAGACCTGCAGCCAAGCACGGAGCTGGCGCGATTCCGGCTTCGATTTCAAACATCTGGCCGTGAATGTGTCGCCTATCCAGCTCCTGCAACCGGACTTTCCCCATATCGTCCGAGGGCTTCTCGAAAAGTACGAACTGGCAGGAAGCAACATCTGCCTTGAGGTCACTGAGAATCTGTTTCTGGATCAAGATGAAGGTCATGTTGGGAGCATTCTGGATAGGCTCAAAGCGCTCGGTCTGCTCATTTCCCTTGATGATTTCGGCTCGGGCTATTCATCGCTGGGCTACCTCAATCGCCTTCCCTTCGATCAGTTGAAGGTTGATCGTACCTTTGTGATGAATGTCGACAAGGATCATAAGAACCAGCAGTTGCTCGCCGGCATTGTGACGCTGGGCCATGGTCTGGGTCTCACGATTGTTGCGGAAGGAGCCGAAACACGCGAAGAGGTCGATTGCGTTGCAAAGCTTGGCTGCAATTCGGTTCAAGGGTTTGCCTATGCCCATCCGATGCCTGCAAAAGACATCCCGGCAGCCTTGAAGGCCATTCAATCACAAGACCATATCATGACACGCAGGAGCGCCTGA
- a CDS encoding LuxR family transcriptional regulator, whose translation MSILNKEALINLYPGIALEDAMQVAQVALEDFGFDVSTYDFSPVPLTYEGKFIFPTVYDMRNAPSDMVDLWCAERYYEQDPVMDASREITRPFTWTYDGRQSDVMERILDDRHQPVINYLCDTGMRCGITVPIRCPDGALATFTAMSTSRIDNADLDYAVSSVGYLAHALHDAVIDGFEDDAFLTPHVSLTKREQQCLALCGQGLTAKEIAHHIDRSIPTVTLHLTSATKKLGARNRFQALVMASHYRLLETSHRTH comes from the coding sequence ATGAGCATTTTGAACAAGGAGGCCTTGATCAATCTTTATCCCGGTATTGCATTGGAAGATGCGATGCAGGTTGCACAAGTGGCATTGGAGGATTTTGGTTTTGACGTTTCGACTTATGATTTCTCACCCGTTCCTTTGACCTATGAAGGCAAGTTCATCTTCCCCACGGTCTATGACATGCGCAACGCTCCCAGCGACATGGTCGATCTGTGGTGCGCCGAACGTTACTATGAGCAGGATCCGGTGATGGATGCCTCGCGTGAGATCACGCGCCCTTTCACATGGACCTATGACGGTCGGCAAAGCGATGTGATGGAGAGAATTCTTGATGACAGGCATCAGCCGGTGATCAACTACCTGTGCGACACGGGCATGCGATGCGGTATCACCGTACCCATTCGTTGCCCCGATGGAGCGCTGGCCACATTTACCGCCATGAGCACGTCCAGGATCGACAATGCGGATCTTGATTATGCCGTCTCCTCAGTCGGTTATCTGGCTCATGCATTGCACGACGCGGTTATTGACGGCTTCGAGGATGACGCCTTTCTCACCCCTCATGTGTCCCTGACGAAGCGGGAACAGCAATGCCTTGCACTGTGTGGTCAAGGTCTGACTGCAAAGGAAATCGCCCATCATATCGACCGATCGATTCCCACCGTTACCCTGCATCTGACGTCGGCGACGAAAAAACTTGGTGCCCGCAACAGATTTCAAGCTCTCGTGATGGCATCACACTATCGATTGCTCGAAACGAGCCATCGGACACATTGA
- a CDS encoding proline iminopeptidase-family hydrolase: protein MADFETQEGFSPYQGYQTWYRISGNLKSDKLPLVIGHGGPGCAHYYVDSFKELAKTGRPVIHYDQLGNGQSTHLREKGPDFWTIDLFLGELDALLSHLGIQDRYAYLGQSWGGILGSEHAIQQPEGLKALVIANSPCSMPVWLKGASELRSKLPQDVQDTLLLHETAGTLDHPDYKAATEVFYDRHVCRMKPRPVEVQKTFDVMDEDPTVYHTMNGPTEFHVIGTLKDWSAVGRLHQICAPTLAYRGAYDEATTECLQPFWDEIPDVTAHVFPNSSHMPHVEEKESCMAVVESFLSKYDSE, encoded by the coding sequence GTGGCGGATTTCGAAACACAAGAGGGTTTTTCTCCTTATCAGGGCTACCAGACCTGGTACCGCATTAGCGGAAATCTGAAATCCGACAAGCTGCCGCTGGTCATCGGTCACGGCGGCCCCGGCTGTGCACATTACTATGTCGACAGTTTCAAGGAACTGGCAAAGACTGGGCGCCCGGTCATCCATTATGATCAATTGGGCAATGGCCAGTCGACACACCTGCGCGAAAAAGGGCCTGATTTTTGGACAATTGACCTTTTTTTAGGCGAACTGGATGCATTGCTTTCGCATCTCGGCATTCAGGACCGCTATGCCTATCTGGGGCAAAGTTGGGGTGGAATTCTGGGGTCAGAACATGCAATTCAGCAACCTGAAGGCCTGAAGGCTCTTGTAATCGCAAACTCACCATGCTCTATGCCTGTTTGGCTCAAAGGTGCATCCGAGCTTCGTTCGAAGCTGCCTCAGGATGTTCAGGATACCCTGCTTTTGCACGAGACAGCTGGCACCCTTGACCATCCCGACTACAAGGCAGCGACGGAGGTTTTCTACGACCGCCATGTCTGCCGCATGAAGCCCCGTCCGGTAGAAGTCCAGAAGACATTCGATGTAATGGATGAAGATCCCACCGTATATCACACGATGAACGGTCCGACCGAGTTTCACGTCATCGGCACATTGAAAGACTGGTCTGCCGTTGGCCGTCTGCATCAGATCTGCGCGCCAACCCTCGCGTATCGCGGTGCCTATGACGAAGCTACCACCGAGTGTTTGCAGCCCTTCTGGGACGAAATTCCTGATGTGACTGCGCATGTTTTTCCAAATTCGAGTCACATGCCGCATGTCGAAGAAAAAGAAAGTTGTA